One part of the Dioscorea cayenensis subsp. rotundata cultivar TDr96_F1 unplaced genomic scaffold, TDr96_F1_v2_PseudoChromosome.rev07_lg8_w22 25.fasta BLBR01000868.1, whole genome shotgun sequence genome encodes these proteins:
- the LOC120255157 gene encoding uncharacterized protein LOC120255157: MDFSKSSKKSSNSRKSVFNTNPSVHHRRNFQEADENEDPKAKKALEKNLMDSIVSSGYKKKILAEMDDDFSLNCDENIFRSTPQTSSVPYDPVTNYTSPRPLFLRYNPNRRHEILRRIEGELKKEESQEFVKDDDDDDDDDDDDDDDGDGEEKEEEEVFEEKPGVFGMLWKSFLILGVLMMSTCYISCMNSSHLPYNGNQMRFQEETFSNVSNLDVFPKRVDMEWIVENINSSMLIHEVKEVHDFQEIIAGKEEEETLLLVENDVPNDDESLVEECSEIHEEIVDTEMLEKKDVLSEFRQDLQNQLVPWMPLTDGNPEEKVEENKMVLYDGNLLLLLSTTISVILIGLLMYFRRPKSDSAVVSVHIEAKSIIDPNANLQIEKHNFSDVNLENEHNEFYESRPPLVELLGEFSVDKLDSKENEQARTVAKKTSITVDKSYRSSSSVKSLASAAESISVTTPKKPLRKEEEEIISASASITPLRRSNRIRNRITSPS; the protein is encoded by the exons ATGGATTTCTCCAAATCCTCAAAGAAATCTTCAAATTCTCGCAAATCAGTCTTCAATACCAATCCTTCTG TTCATCACAGAAGAAATTTTCAAGAAGCTGATGAAAATGAAGATCCAAAGGCAAAGAAGGCCTTGGAAAAGAATTTAATGGACAGCATTGTCTCCTCAGGTTATAAAAAGAAGATCTTGGCAGAGATGGATGATGATTTCTCACTGAATTGTGATGAAAACATCTTCAGAAGTACCCCTCAAACATCTTCAGTTCCTTATGATCCTGTGACAAATTACACTTCTCCGAGGCCTTTGTTCCTCCGGTACAACCCAAATAGGCGGCATGAGATTCTTCGGCGCATTGAAGGTGAATTGAAGAAAGAGGAATCACAAGAATTTgtcaaagatgatgatgatgatgatgatgatgatgatgatgatgatgatgatggagatggtgaagagaaggaagaggaggaggtgTTTGAAGAGAAACCCGGGGTTTTCGGTATGTTATGGAAGTCATTTCTAATACTAGGAGTACTCATGATGTCTACTTGTTATATATCTTGCATGAATTCTAGTCATCTTCCATACAACGGAAATCAAATGAGGTTTCAAGAAGAGACTTTTAGTAATGTCAGTAATCTGGATGTGTTTCCAAAAAGAGTAGACATGGAATGGATTGTAGAAAACATTAACAGTAGTATGTTGATTCATGAAGTGAAGGAAGTGCATGATTTTCAAGAAATTATAGCAgggaaagaggaagaagagacaCTGTTATTGGTGGAGAATGATGttccaaatgatgatgaatCTTTGGTGGAAGAGTGTAGTGAAATACATGAAGAAATTGTAGACACTGAAATGTTGGAAAAGAAGgatgttttgagtgagtttagaCAAGATTTGCAGAATCAATTGGTTCCATGGATGCCATTAACTGATGGAAATCCTGAagaaaaagttgaagaaaataaGATGGTTTTATATGATGGAAATCTACTGCTTCTCTTGTCAACAACTATCTCAGTGATACTAATTGGGCTCTTAATGTATTTTAGAAGACCGAAATCAGATTCAGCAGTAGTCTCTGTTCATATTGAAGCAAAGAGTATTATTGATCCCAATGCAAATCTTCAGATTGAAAAGCATAATTTTTCAGATGTTAATCTTGAGAATGAGCACAACGAGTTTTATGAATCCCGGCCACCATTGGTCGAATTGCTTGGGGAGTTTTCTGTCGATAAATTGGATTCAAAGGAGAATGAACAAGCGAGGACAGTGGCGAAAAAGACTTCAATTACTGTTGATAAAAGTTATCGATCTTCTTCTTCAGTGAAGTCCTTAGCTTCAGCTGCAGAGAGTATTAGTGTTACTACCCCAAAGAAGCCATTGAGGAAAGAG GAGGAAGAGATCATCAGTGCCAGTGCAAGCATAACTCCTTTGAGACGATCAAACCGAATCCGCAATCGAATCACTTCTCcttcataa
- the LOC120255165 gene encoding derlin-1 — MSTPGEYYNSLPPVSKAYGTLCLLTTTAFHLGLLDVSFIALYYPWVFYRFQVWRLFTNFFFLGKFSINFGIRLLMIARYGVQLERSAFDKRTADYLWMMIFGALSLLVLSAIPLLQSNFLGISLVFMLLYLWSRELPTAQINIYGLVTLKAFYLPWAMLALDVIFGSPIMPDLMGIIAGHLYYFLTVLYPLSTGRNILKTPVWVHRLVARWQVGGPQVNSPAQPGNSSSSGTFRGRSYRLNR; from the exons ATGTCGACGCCCGGAGA ATACTACAACTCTCTGCCACCGGTGAGCAAGGCCTACGGGACCTTGTGTTTGCTAACGACAACAGCATTTCATCTTGGCCTACTTGATGTCTCGTTTATTGCATTGTACTATCCCTGGGTATTTTATCGTTTTCAG GTGTGGAGGTTGTTTACCAACTTTTTCTTCCTtggtaaattttcaatcaaCTTTGGAATTCGGCTTCTCATGAT AGCAAGATATGGGGTACAATTAGAGAGGAGTGCATTTGACAAACGCACAGCTGATTATTTGTGGATGATGATATTCGGTGCTCTGTCTTTGCTG GTATTATCTGCCATCCCATTACTGCAATCAAACTTCTTAGGCATTTCATTAGTCTTCATGCTTTTATATCTTTGGAGTAGAGAGCTTCCTACAGCCCAGATCAACATATATGGTCTTGTCACATTGAAG GCTTTTTATCTGCCTTGGGCTATGCTTGCACTGGATGTTATCTTCGGTTCACCAATTATGCCTGACCTCATGGGAATTATTGCTGGACATCTGTATTACTTCTTAACCGTTTTGTACCCACTCTCCACAGGCAGAAACATTTTGAAGACTCCTGTCTGGGT ACACAGACTTGTAGCGCGGTGGCAAGTGGGTGGTCCACAAGTAAACTCACCTGCACAACCCGGCAACTCATCTTCCAGTGGGACCTTCCGAGGCAGGAGCTACAGGCTTaatcgatga
- the LOC120255158 gene encoding bifunctional pinoresinol-lariciresinol reductase 2-like yields the protein MEMDERKEEEKKMKILIIGGCGYIGRKLVKASLALNYQTYILYRPQNASSREKSQLLMEFKIMGALLLQGSFDNHESLVSALRQVDVVVCSVASDQILQQLKLIQAIKEAGNIKRYIPSEFGMDADRMPHAIPPGNQIFIDKCVIRRTLEEAKIPFTYVSANCFAGIFLAGLAQLGTFMPPTNHITIYGNGDKKCIWVAEEDVAMYTMMAANDHRAENKVLYVRPPANILTQMEVVNIWEKLLGKVLDKTFILSPQDWLSKMDKYPLFEQIAVAHFYQIYYCGDLDFEPEKPYSLETNDLYPEYKYVSAEEYLRRFIFI from the exons ATGGAGATGGATGAGAGGAaggaggaagagaagaagatgaaaattttaataataggTGGATGTGGTTATATTGGGAGGAAGCTGGTTAAGGCCAGCTTAGCTCTCAATTACCAAACTTACATCCTTTATCGCCCTCAAAATGCTTCCTCTAGGGAGAAGTCTCAACTGCTCATGGAATTCAAAATCATGGGAGCTCTCCTTCTTCAA gGTTCTTTTGATAATCATGAAAGCTTGGTTTCTGCACTGAGGCAAGTGGATGTAGTGGTTTGTTCTGTTGCTAGTGATCAGATCCTTCAGCAGCTTAAGCTCATTCAAGCCATTAAAGAAGCTGGCAACATTAAG AGGTACATCCCTTCTGAGTTTGGCATGGACGCAGACCGAATGCCTCATGCAATTCCCCCGGGTAACCAAATTTTCATCGACAAATGTGTGATAAGACGAACCTTAGAAGAAGCGAAAATTCCCTTCACTTATGTTTCCGCTAATTGTTTTGCCGGAATATTCCTTGCCGGCCTTGCTCAGCTCGGCACCTTTATGCCTCCTACCAACCACATAACCATCTATGGCAATGGCGATAAGAAAT GTATTTGGGTGGCCGAAGAAGATGTTGCAATGTACACAATGATGGCGGCCAATGATCACCGGGCAGAGAACAAGGTGCTTTATGTTCGTCCTCCGGCCAACATCTTGACACAAATGGAAGTCGTCAATATTTGGGAAAAACTTCTTGGCAAAGTCCTCGACAAGACCTTCATTCTCTCGCCGCAGGATTGGCTTTCTAAAATGGACA AATACCCACTATTTGAGCAAATTGCTGTAGCTCATTTCTACCAAATCTACTACTGTGGAGATTTAGACTTTGAACCAGAGAAACCATATAGTCTCGAAACAAATGACCTCTATCCAGAGTACAAGTATGTTTCTGCCGAAGAGTATCTGCGACGTTTCATCTTTATCTAG
- the LOC120255161 gene encoding probable pectinesterase 53, whose product MYSSSFSSSSSSILQFILTLFILLLLLNSIEVQCRKKKLRHGKTNRFSVNKTIAQVREVEFKRWVNSIRGLRHTTFNRGRDMLLPSFSITVDKNPCKGDFKTIQAAIDSLPLINIARVVIRVHAGTYREKVNISPLRAFITIQGAGADKTVIQWGDTAQTLGANGKPMGTFNSATFAINAPYFIAKNITFKNTNSIPKPGEKGLQAVALRISGDRAAFVGCKFLGAQDTLYDHVGKHYYKDCYIEGSVDFIFGNALSLFEGCHVHAIAEKYGALTAQNRMSFLENTGFSFLRCRVTGSGVLYLGRAWGYFSRVVFAYTYMDNIIIPRGWNNWGDPQRQMAVFYGQYKCTGAGANHGGRVSWSRELTDEEAKPFISLNFIDGLDWIKL is encoded by the exons atgtattcttcttctttttcttcttcttcttcttctattcttcaaTTCATATTGACccttttcattcttcttcttcttctaaactCCATTGAAGTACAATGCCGCAAGAAGAAACTCCGGCACGGCAAAACAAACCGCTTTTCGGTGAACAAAACAATAGCACAAGTGAGAGAAGTGGAGTTCAAGAGATGGGTGAATTCTATCAGAGGACTCCGGCACACGACTTTTAATCGAGGCCGTGACATGTTATTGCCTTCCTTCTCAATTACCGTCGACAAGAACCCGTGCAAAGGAGACTTCAAAACCATTCAAGCAGCCATTGATTCACTCCCTCTCATCAATATAGCTAGAGTTGTAATCAGAGTCCATGCTGGAACTTATAG AGAGAAGGTGAATATATCACCATTGAGGGCTTTCATAACAATACAAGGGGCAGGAGCTGATAAGACAGTGATTCAATGGGGAGACACTGCCCAAACTCTTGGTGCAAATGGGAAGCCAATGGGGACCTTCAATTCTGCCActtttgctatcaatgcaccTTACTTCATAGCAAAGAACATCACTTTCaag AACACAAACTCAATTCCAAAACCCGGCGAAAAGGGATTACAAGCAGTGGCACTGAGGATCTCAGGAGATAGAGCAGCTTTTGTAGGATGTAAGTTCTTAGGAGCACAAGACACACTGTATGATCATGTTGGCAAACATTACTACAAAGATTGCTACATTGAAGGCTCtgttgatttcatctttggCAATGCACTCTCTCTTTTTGAG GGGTGTCATGTGCATGCAATTGCAGAAAAATATGGTGCATTGACAGCACAAAACAGAATGAGTTTTTTGGAGAACACAGGGTTCTCATTTTTGAGATGCAGAGTGACTGGTTCAGGTGTCCTTTATTTGGGCAGGGCTTGGGGATATTTCTCAAGAGTTGTCTTTGCTTATACTTATATGGACAACATTATAATCCCAAGAGGATGGAATAATTGGGGTGATCCTCAAAGGCAAAT GGCAGTGTTCTATGGACAATATAAATGCACAGGGGCAGGAGCAAATCATGGTGGGAGAGTTTCATGGTCTAGGGAGCTCACTGATGAGGAAGCAAAGCCCTTCATTTCCCTTAACTTCATTGATGGTTTAGATTGGATCAAACTATAG